One genomic segment of Hugenholtzia roseola DSM 9546 includes these proteins:
- a CDS encoding RHS repeat domain-containing protein, which translates to MLNKNFWQYNGKEKETFLGLHLTDYGWRQQDPQLCRFWGINPLAEKYYSLTPFAYVANNPINAIDPDGREITYTFSEDMTGEEKMEFLQGLSKLYEDSNTFQTMFDDLASSKHEHKIQIFGYNSKDVNNREHTTNPDDKIGRGSQMNLGLGGSPVVRSVPITKE; encoded by the coding sequence ATGTTAAATAAAAACTTCTGGCAATACAACGGCAAGGAGAAGGAGACGTTTTTGGGGCTGCACCTCACCGACTACGGCTGGCGACAACAAGACCCACAACTTTGTAGGTTTTGGGGTATAAACCCGCTGGCAGAGAAGTATTACAGCCTCACGCCCTTTGCCTATGTAGCCAATAATCCTATCAATGCGATTGACCCTGATGGGAGGGAGATAACCTACACTTTTTCTGAAGATATGACAGGTGAAGAAAAAATGGAATTTTTACAAGGTCTTTCTAAATTATACGAAGATTCTAATACTTTTCAAACAATGTTTGATGATTTAGCTTCTTCCAAACATGAACATAAAATACAAATATTTGGATATAACTCAAAAGACGTAAACAACCGCGAACATACGACTAACCCTGATGACAAAATTGGTAGGGGTAGCCAGATGAACTTGGGGCTTGGTGGCTCCCCCGTTGTCCGCAGTGTTCCCATAACCAAAGAATAA